From Draconibacterium halophilum, one genomic window encodes:
- a CDS encoding phosphoribosylaminoimidazolesuccinocarboxamide synthase, with amino-acid sequence MGNALTKTSFNFPGQKSHYKGKVRDVYNINDDFLVMVVSDRISAFDVVLPKGIPFKGQVLNQIAEKFLDATSDIVPNWKIATPDPNVTVGHFCETFPVEMIVRGYLTGSSWRLYKNGGRDICGVPLPEGLKEHQAFPEPLLTPTTKAEQGAHDENISREEIIKQGLVSEEDYVELERISLELFKRGSEIAKEMGLILVDTKYEFGKKDGQIYLIDEIHTPDSSRYFYADGYQERFDKGENQKQLSKEFVREWLMDNNFQGRDGDVLPEIPESFVNEVSERYIELYENITGDKFVKSDTSKIEDRIETAVTDFLKQKA; translated from the coding sequence ATGGGTAACGCACTTACAAAAACAAGTTTCAATTTTCCGGGACAAAAGAGCCACTACAAAGGTAAAGTTCGCGACGTATACAACATCAACGATGATTTTTTGGTGATGGTCGTATCAGATCGGATTTCGGCATTCGATGTGGTGCTGCCAAAAGGAATTCCTTTTAAAGGGCAGGTACTAAACCAGATTGCAGAGAAATTTCTGGATGCCACTTCTGATATTGTTCCGAACTGGAAAATAGCAACACCCGACCCGAATGTAACAGTGGGTCATTTTTGCGAAACTTTCCCGGTAGAAATGATTGTTCGTGGTTATTTAACCGGAAGTTCGTGGAGATTGTATAAAAATGGCGGTCGCGATATTTGCGGGGTTCCACTTCCAGAAGGGTTAAAAGAACACCAGGCTTTTCCTGAGCCACTGTTAACGCCAACAACAAAAGCAGAACAAGGCGCTCACGACGAAAATATTTCGCGCGAAGAGATTATTAAACAAGGATTGGTTTCGGAAGAAGATTACGTGGAACTGGAGCGTATTTCGCTGGAACTGTTTAAACGCGGTAGCGAAATTGCCAAAGAAATGGGCTTGATATTGGTGGACACCAAATACGAGTTTGGTAAAAAAGATGGTCAGATCTATCTGATTGATGAAATCCACACACCCGACTCGTCACGCTATTTCTACGCCGATGGTTATCAGGAACGTTTTGACAAAGGTGAAAACCAAAAGCAGCTTTCGAAAGAATTTGTTCGCGAGTGGTTAATGGATAACAATTTCCAGGGGCGCGATGGCGATGTACTCCCTGAAATTCCGGAATCGTTTGTAAATGAGGTATCGGAAAGATACATTGAGCTTTACGAGAATATCACCGGCGATAAATTTGTAAAATCAGACACATCAAAAATTGAAGACCGAATTGAAACTGCGGTTACTGATTTTTTGAAGCAAAAAGCATAA
- a CDS encoding TlpA family protein disulfide reductase, with the protein MKRLTTLLLLAFLAINSYAQDEYTLVKEGDTAPDFSITMEDGSVKKLSDLKGKVVWINFFATWCPPCRKELPHLEKEVYLKLKQNENFEVLVIGREHDWATVNKFKADNNYSLPFYPDPERDIFSKYAKQNIPRNFVIDKNGKIAVASIGFKEDEFNKIIEKVSELLK; encoded by the coding sequence ATGAAACGATTAACAACACTTCTGCTACTGGCGTTTTTAGCTATAAATAGTTATGCACAGGACGAATATACCCTTGTAAAAGAAGGAGATACTGCACCAGACTTTTCAATAACTATGGAAGATGGTTCGGTAAAAAAACTCTCAGATTTGAAAGGGAAAGTAGTGTGGATTAACTTTTTTGCCACCTGGTGTCCGCCATGCCGCAAAGAGTTACCGCATCTTGAAAAGGAAGTTTATCTAAAACTGAAGCAAAACGAAAATTTTGAGGTTTTGGTAATTGGCCGCGAACACGACTGGGCAACCGTTAATAAATTTAAAGCCGACAACAATTACTCCCTCCCCTTCTACCCCGATCCCGAACGCGATATCTTTTCAAAATACGCGAAACAAAATATTCCGCGTAATTTTGTAATCGATAAAAATGGAAAAATTGCCGTTGCTTCCATTGGTTTTAAGGAGGATGAATTCAATAAAATTATTGAGAAAGTGAGTGAATTATTAAAATAG